A stretch of DNA from Acidobacteriota bacterium:
TCACGGACGTATCAGCCTCGAGTCCGGTCCATATCTTGAACTGCGCCGCAGCCTGGCGGATCAGCATCTCGAGGCCATCGAGCGTCTCGCAGCCGGCTTCGCGTGCTTCGCTGAGCAGCCGCGTCTCACGAGGATTATACGTCAGGTCGTAAACAAGCTTGATGCCGGAGAGTTTTTCGGCGCTTACCGGTGTTTCGCTTTGATGTTCGCCGCGGGTTCCGAGCGGGGTCGTATTGACGAGAATGTCGGGACGTTCGAAGGCTTCGAGCGAAAGCAACTTAGCGTCGAACTGATCGGCAAGCGGTTTCGCTTTCGACGTGTCGCGGGCGTGCACTGTCACATCGGCACCATCCCGCCGCAATGCATAAACACATGCCCGGGCCGCTCCGCCGGCTCCGATCACGGCCACTTTCGCACCTTGAAGCGAACCAAAACGCTCTTTGAGCGGGGCGATGAAGCCCTCGGCATCGGTGTTCGTGCCGAGCCATTTGCCTGTGTCGTGAAAAATTGTGTTGACCGCACCGATGGCCTCGGCGGTTTCGTCTATTGAGTCGAGAACGTCGATGACGGCACGCTTGTGAGGATTGGTGACGGCAAAGCCGCGGAAATTTAGATCGATCTCTCTTGTGGCTTCGCGGACCATCCGGCGGAAGAATTCCTCAGTGTCCGAAACCTGGAGCGGAACGAAAACCGCATCGATGCCCGCCGCCTTGATCGCAGCATTCTGAATATACGGCGACATCGAGTAGCTTGTATCTCCGGCAATGAGGCCAAAGACTCTGCTCTCGCGGGAGAGTTCTTTCACACGATAAACATCGATCAGGTCGCCGGCCGTGATCTGCCCCGGTGCCGTCCCGCTTGCATCTTCGAGCGATGCGTAGGCGAGCGGCGAGCCGTGGGCGAGGCCGAGGACTCGAGTCCATTTACCGGCCTCACCCATCGCGATCGGGACAGGTTGTTTGTTTTCGGCATGGGCGGGTTCGAGCAGGTTCCAGAGG
This window harbors:
- the aroE gene encoding shikimate dehydrogenase, with the translated sequence MSNAPVNQGKICISLCAKTPAELAEKIERAAPLADVIEVRFDCAAPDQLDECLGVALAAKANILATFRPQKEGGFRDINDDERAEFWNAGNELGFWGADFEEDRIEDSFYWLWGNRIVSFHDFATTPDDLADIYERLSATGADIVKIAVHANRITDTIRLWNLLEPAHAENKQPVPIAMGEAGKWTRVLGLAHGSPLAYASLEDASGTAPGQITAGDLIDVYRVKELSRESRVFGLIAGDTSYSMSPYIQNAAIKAAGIDAVFVPLQVSDTEEFFRRMVREATREIDLNFRGFAVTNPHKRAVIDVLDSIDETAEAIGAVNTIFHDTGKWLGTNTDAEGFIAPLKERFGSLQGAKVAVIGAGGAARACVYALRRDGADVTVHARDTSKAKPLADQFDAKLLSLEAFERPDILVNTTPLGTRGEHQSETPVSAEKLSGIKLVYDLTYNPRETRLLSEAREAGCETLDGLEMLIRQAAAQFKIWTGLEADTSVMRTAAIKRLER